The following proteins come from a genomic window of Lolium rigidum isolate FL_2022 chromosome 5, APGP_CSIRO_Lrig_0.1, whole genome shotgun sequence:
- the LOC124652119 gene encoding VIN3-like protein 1 isoform X2: MESTGGDPSGLAAAAALHASADASGPEESGHVDDSNTISDDAPEPFNCFPEQESNDASVSTEKKQPAGSKCKSVEELPRAETVKRCKNTDSKKLSSNNNNSLSLAAIQALRKPPRKGGHPAQLRESTMSEDKRPLSTWVCKNAACKAVLTSDNTFCKRCSCCICHLFDDNKDPSLWLVCSSETGGDRDCCESSCHVECALQRRKAGRVDLGQSMHLDGHYCCAACGKVIGILGCWKRQLAVAKDARRVDILCSRIYLSHRLLDGTIRFKELHQIVKDAKAKLETEVGPLDGMSSKMARGIVGRLPVAADVQNLCSLAMEKADDWLQSNSQAETKQIDTLPTACRFRFEDIRASSLVVVLKETASSPYHAIKGYKLWYWNSREPPSTREPAIFPKDQRRILISNLQPCTEYAFRIISFTEEGELGHSESKCFTRSVEIIHKTIEHGAEGCSSTAKRDVKSQNGRSSSGFMVRQLGKVLRKAWAEEDGCPDEFCKDEIEDSCDHSDSLTPDKDQVAHVSCKLDLNENSVPDLNAEVVMPTEYLRNENGCSSGKIGLRTSNGCGDFATCAEGHVAETPAMESRSQSRKQTSDLEQETCAEDGNLVTRSQTHFSGRLGQLDDHYEYCVKIIRWLERSGHIKKDFRMRFLTWFSLRSTEQERRIVFTFIRTLLDEPSSLAGQLLDSFEEIVASKRARIGGFCTKLWH; the protein is encoded by the exons ATGGAGTCGACCGGAGGAGATCCGTCCGGATTAGCAGCAGCTGCCG CTTTACATGCTTCCGCTGATGCAAGCGGACCGGAAGAAAGTGGGCATGTTGATGACAGCAACACCATTTCCGACGATGCCCCAGAACCATTTAACTGTTTCCCGGAAc AGGAATCAAACGATGCTAGTGTTAGTACGGAAAAGAAACAACCTGCCGGATCGAAATGCAAGTCGGTGGAAGAACTTCCAAGAGCAGAAACCGTGAAGAGGTGCAAGAACACCGATTCCAAGAAGCTCTCCTCAAATAACAACAATAGTTTAAGCCTCGCTGCTATTCAGGCCCTAAGAAAGCCGCCAAGAAAGGGGGGCCATCCTGCTCAACTACGTGAGAGTACAATGTCTGAAGATAAACGGCCCCTTTCCACGTGGGTATGCAAAAATGCAGCCTGCAAAGCTGTGCTTACCTCAGACAACACGTTCTGTAAGCGGTGTTCGTGTTGTATTTGCCATCTTTTCGATGACAACAAGGACCCTAGCCTTTGGCTCGTCTGCTCATCGGAGACTGGTGGCGACAGGGATTGCTGTGAGTCGTCCTGCCACGTGGAGTGTGCACTCCAGCGCCGAAAGGCAGGGCGTGTTGATCTTGGCCAATCTATGCACCTAGATGGTCATTATTGCTGTGCTGCCTGCGGCAAGGTTATTGGAATACTTGG GTGCTGGAAAAGGCAGCTAGCAGTTGCTAAAGATGCTCGCCGGGTTGATATTCTTTGTTCTCGCATATACCTAAGTCATAGACTTTTGGATGGCACAATCCGTTTTAAAGAGCTGCATCAGATTGTAAAGGATGCAAAAGCCAAGCTGGAAACTGAGGTTGGTCCCCTTGATGGCATGTCTTCTAAAATGGCCCGTGGCATTGTGGGCCGGCTGCCTGTAGCTGCCGATGTGCAGAATCTTTGCTCTCTGGCAATGGAGaaggcagatgactggctccagtcaAACTCTCAAGCAGAAACTAAACAAATTG ATACACTTCCTACTGCCTGCAGGTTTAGATTTGAAGATATTAGAGCTTCATCATTAGTGGTTGTTCTGAAAGAAACTGCATCCTCACCATATCATGCTATCAAAGGCTACAAGCTTTGGTACTGGAATAGCAGAGAACCGCCCTCCACTAGGGAGCCTGCTATTTTCCCCAAAGACCAAAGAAGGATACTGATATCCAATCTGCAGCCCTGCACAGAGTATGCCTTTCGGATAATTTCTTTTACCGAGGAAGGTGAACTTGGCCACTCAGAGTCTAAGTGCTTTACCAGGAGTGTGGAGATCATTCACAAGACCATAGAACACGGTGCAGAAGGTTGCTCCTCTACTGCCAAGAGAGATGTCAAGAGCCAAAATGGTAGGTCGTCGTCAGGCTTCATGGTGCGCCAGCTGGGTAAAGTATTGCGGAAGGCATGGGCTGAGGAGGACGGTTGCCCCGATGAGTTCTGCAAGGATGAGATTGAGGATTCGTGTGATCATAGTGATTCACTGACACCAGACAAGGATCAAGTCGCACATGTTTCATGCAAACTTGATCTTAATGAAAACTCAGTCCCCGATCTAAATGCGGAGGTAGTAATGCCAACAGAGTACCTTCGGAATGAGAATGGGTGTAGTTCAGGAAAGATTGGATTGAGAACATCAAATGGTTGTGGTGATTTTGCAACCTGCGCCGAGGGGCATGTCGCGGAGACACCTGCCATGGAATCTCGGTCACAAAGTCGGAAGCAGACATCAGATTTGGAGCAGGAAACCTGTGCAGAGGATGGCAATTTGGTCACTCGCTCACAGACGCACTTCTCCGGTAGATTAGGTCAGCTAGATGATCACTATGAGTACTGTGTGAAGATTATTCGATGGCTGGAACGTTCTGGCCACATCAAGAAGGATTTTAGAATGAGATTCCTAACCTGGTTCAGCCTGAGATCGACGGAACAGGAGCGGAGGATTGTGTTCACCTTTATCCGCACCCTCCTTGATGAGCCCAGTAGTTTAGCCGGGCAGCTCCTGGATTCCTTTGAAGAAATTGTTGCCAGTAAAAGGGCAAGAATTGGTGGTTTCTGCACTAAGTTATGGCACTAA
- the LOC124652119 gene encoding VIN3-like protein 1 isoform X1: MESTGGDPSGLAAAAALHASADASGPEESGHVDDSNTISDDAPEPFNCFPEQESNDASVSTEKKQPAGSKCKSVEELPRAETVKRCKNTDSKKLSSNNNNSLSLAAIQALRKPPRKGGHPAQLRESTMSEDKRPLSTWVCKNAACKAVLTSDNTFCKRCSCCICHLFDDNKDPSLWLVCSSETGGDRDCCESSCHVECALQRRKAGRVDLGQSMHLDGHYCCAACGKVIGILGCWKRQLAVAKDARRVDILCSRIYLSHRLLDGTIRFKELHQIVKDAKAKLETEVGPLDGMSSKMARGIVGRLPVAADVQNLCSLAMEKADDWLQSNSQAETKQIDTLPTACRFRFEDIRASSLVVVLKETASSPYHAIKGYKLWYWNSREPPSTREPAIFPKDQRRILISNLQPCTEYAFRIISFTEEGELGHSESKCFTRSVEIIHKTIEHGAEGCSSTAKRDVKSQNGRSSSGFMVRQLGKVLRKAWAEEDGCPDEFCKDEIEDSCDHSDSLTPDKDQVAHVSCKLDLNENSVPDLNAEVVMPTEYLRNENGCSSGKIGLRTSNGCGDFATCAEGHVAETPAMESRSQSRKQTSDLEQETCAEDGNLVTRSQTHFSGRLGQLDDHYEYCVKIIRWLERSGHIKKDFRMRFLTWFSLRSTEQERRIVFTFIRTLLDEPSSLAGQLLDSFEEIVASKRARIGGFCTKLWH; this comes from the exons ATGGAGTCGACCGGAGGAGATCCGTCCGGATTAGCAGCAGCTGCCG CTTTACATGCTTCCGCTGATGCAAGCGGACCGGAAGAAAGTGGGCATGTTGATGACAGCAACACCATTTCCGACGATGCCCCAGAACCATTTAACTGTTTCCCGGAACAGGAATCAAACGATGCTAGTGTTAGTACGGAAAAGAAACAACCTGCCGGATCGAAATGCAAGTCGGTGGAAGAACTTCCAAGAGCAGAAACCGTGAAGAGGTGCAAGAACACCGATTCCAAGAAGCTCTCCTCAAATAACAACAATAGTTTAAGCCTCGCTGCTATTCAGGCCCTAAGAAAGCCGCCAAGAAAGGGGGGCCATCCTGCTCAACTACGTGAGAGTACAATGTCTGAAGATAAACGGCCCCTTTCCACGTGGGTATGCAAAAATGCAGCCTGCAAAGCTGTGCTTACCTCAGACAACACGTTCTGTAAGCGGTGTTCGTGTTGTATTTGCCATCTTTTCGATGACAACAAGGACCCTAGCCTTTGGCTCGTCTGCTCATCGGAGACTGGTGGCGACAGGGATTGCTGTGAGTCGTCCTGCCACGTGGAGTGTGCACTCCAGCGCCGAAAGGCAGGGCGTGTTGATCTTGGCCAATCTATGCACCTAGATGGTCATTATTGCTGTGCTGCCTGCGGCAAGGTTATTGGAATACTTGG GTGCTGGAAAAGGCAGCTAGCAGTTGCTAAAGATGCTCGCCGGGTTGATATTCTTTGTTCTCGCATATACCTAAGTCATAGACTTTTGGATGGCACAATCCGTTTTAAAGAGCTGCATCAGATTGTAAAGGATGCAAAAGCCAAGCTGGAAACTGAGGTTGGTCCCCTTGATGGCATGTCTTCTAAAATGGCCCGTGGCATTGTGGGCCGGCTGCCTGTAGCTGCCGATGTGCAGAATCTTTGCTCTCTGGCAATGGAGaaggcagatgactggctccagtcaAACTCTCAAGCAGAAACTAAACAAATTG ATACACTTCCTACTGCCTGCAGGTTTAGATTTGAAGATATTAGAGCTTCATCATTAGTGGTTGTTCTGAAAGAAACTGCATCCTCACCATATCATGCTATCAAAGGCTACAAGCTTTGGTACTGGAATAGCAGAGAACCGCCCTCCACTAGGGAGCCTGCTATTTTCCCCAAAGACCAAAGAAGGATACTGATATCCAATCTGCAGCCCTGCACAGAGTATGCCTTTCGGATAATTTCTTTTACCGAGGAAGGTGAACTTGGCCACTCAGAGTCTAAGTGCTTTACCAGGAGTGTGGAGATCATTCACAAGACCATAGAACACGGTGCAGAAGGTTGCTCCTCTACTGCCAAGAGAGATGTCAAGAGCCAAAATGGTAGGTCGTCGTCAGGCTTCATGGTGCGCCAGCTGGGTAAAGTATTGCGGAAGGCATGGGCTGAGGAGGACGGTTGCCCCGATGAGTTCTGCAAGGATGAGATTGAGGATTCGTGTGATCATAGTGATTCACTGACACCAGACAAGGATCAAGTCGCACATGTTTCATGCAAACTTGATCTTAATGAAAACTCAGTCCCCGATCTAAATGCGGAGGTAGTAATGCCAACAGAGTACCTTCGGAATGAGAATGGGTGTAGTTCAGGAAAGATTGGATTGAGAACATCAAATGGTTGTGGTGATTTTGCAACCTGCGCCGAGGGGCATGTCGCGGAGACACCTGCCATGGAATCTCGGTCACAAAGTCGGAAGCAGACATCAGATTTGGAGCAGGAAACCTGTGCAGAGGATGGCAATTTGGTCACTCGCTCACAGACGCACTTCTCCGGTAGATTAGGTCAGCTAGATGATCACTATGAGTACTGTGTGAAGATTATTCGATGGCTGGAACGTTCTGGCCACATCAAGAAGGATTTTAGAATGAGATTCCTAACCTGGTTCAGCCTGAGATCGACGGAACAGGAGCGGAGGATTGTGTTCACCTTTATCCGCACCCTCCTTGATGAGCCCAGTAGTTTAGCCGGGCAGCTCCTGGATTCCTTTGAAGAAATTGTTGCCAGTAAAAGGGCAAGAATTGGTGGTTTCTGCACTAAGTTATGGCACTAA
- the LOC124654338 gene encoding rho GTPase-activating protein 2-like, which yields MTGVVVVSTGCKGESVGRKRAGGGEEAEERERQQLSVLALLLAAVRRSVVACRVEREPSRVAGGGGGWGEEDEEEDAAAAAGLGEMEIGWPTDVRHVAHVTFDRFHGFLGLPVEFEVEMPPRVPSASASVFGVSAESMQCTYDGKGNSVPTILLLMQERLYAQGGLKAEGIFRINPENDQEEHVRDQLNRGVVPEDIDVHCLASLIKAWFRELPEGVLDSLSPEQVLQCNSEEEFLELVTLLRPTPAALLNWAVELMSDVVEEEELNKMNARNIAMVFAPNMTQMSDPLTALMHAVQVMNFLKTLILRTLREREDLAAGDYTPYSSPASSGQHSDAEYYGSEREMMDRSCDLSDMHSQISKSGGQVDYLVRYNTCFDSEQEGDHPLTEAEEEFLDKLESTIEDDRPGGSTSKQREVSSETMAMEDVHPELKSEIEELDDIQEVEGAELK from the exons AtgacgggggtggtggtggtgtcgacgGGGTGCAAGGGCGAGAGCGTGGGGAGGAAGAgggccggcggcggggaggaggcggaggagcgggagCGGCAGCAGCTGTCGGTGCTGGCGCTGCTGCTCGCGGCCGTGCGCAGGTCGGTGGTGGCGTGCCGGGTGGAGCGGGAGCCGAgccgcgtcgccggcggcggcggcgggtggggggaggaggacgaggaggaggacgcggccgcCGCGGCCGGGCTCGGGGAGATGGAGATCGGGTGGCCCACCGACGTCCGCCACGTCGCGCACGTCACCTTCGACCGCTTCCACGGCTTCCTCGGCCTCCCCGTCGAGTTCGAGGTGGAGATGCCTCCCCGCGTCCCCAGCGCCAG TGCGAGTGTTTTCGGCGTCTCAGCCGAATCGATGCAATGCACCTACGATGGCAAGGGAAACTCGGTCCCCACAATACTGCTGCTTATGCAGGAGAGGCTGTATGCTCAGGGAGGGCTCAAG GCCGAAGGGATCTTTCGCATAAACCCAGAGAATGACCAAGAAGAGCACGTGAGGGACCAGCTGAACAGGGGAGTTGTTCCTGAGGACATCGACGTTCACTGCTTGGCAAGCCTGATTAAG GCGTGGTTCAGGGAACTTCCTGAAGGTGTGCTCGACAGCCTCTCCCCGGAGCAGGTGCTGCAATGCAATTCTGAAGAGGAATTCCTAGAGCTTGTGACGCTACTGCGCCCCACTCCAGCGGCACTCCTCAATTGGGCTGTTGAGCTAATGTCTGATGTTGTGGAAGAAGAGGAGCTAAACAAGATGAATGCTAGAAACATAGCCATGGTGTTTGCCCCCAACATGACTCAG ATGTCAGATCCTTTGACAGCCCTAATGCATGCTGTGCAAGTCATGAACTTCCTGAAAACATTGATCTTGAGAACGCTTCGGGAGCGTGAGGATCTAGCTGCCGGAGATTACACTCCATACTCATCTCCAGCATCTTCGGGCCAGCACTCTGATGCCGAATACTACGGCAGCGAGCGGGAGATGATGGACAGAAGCTGTGACCTGAGTGATATGCATAGCCAGATCAGCAAGTCCGGGGGACAGGTCGATTATCTCGTGAGGTACAATACTTGTTTCGACAGCGAACAAGAAGGCGACCATCCCCTCACAGAAGCTGAAGAAGAGTTCTTGGATAAGCTGGAAAGCACAATAGAAGATGATAGACCAGGGGGAAGCACAAGCAAACAGCGCGAAGTAAGCTCAGAAACGATGGCGATGGAGGACGTTCATCCTGAGCTGAAATCAGAAATCGAGGAATTGGATGACATACAAGAAGTAGAAGGTGCCGAGTTAAAATGA